TCTTCATGGCCGGTGGCCCAGTAAACCTGCATGGCCTGATTTAACAACACCTTCTGGCTGCGCTCTCTTACGGGCCGATAGATGGTGCCGGCTTGGCAGAAACGGCAGCCCCGGGTGCAGCCGCGGAGGACCTCTAACATAATCCGGTCATGGACTACTTCTACTGTGGGAACTATCGGCCGCAAGGGAAAGTAGGCTTCATCAAGGTCCTTGACCAACCTTTTTGCTACCCGGCCTGGAATACCCTCCAAGTCCGGCGCGGTCTCTTGCAGGCGGCCATCAGGCGCATAAACCGGCTGGTACAGCGAAGGAGCATAAACACCACTGATCTGAGCCATTTGAAATATAACCTGCTGCCGGTTCGCTCCTTCCTGTTTTAATGCCTGCAACCTTGATAACAGTTCTGGTAAGCTTTCTTCACTGTCACCAATCAAAAACAAATCGATAAAATCAGCCAAGGGTTCCGGATTAAAGGCACCAGGACCACCGGCAATTACCAGGGGATCACTCGCTTCCCGGTTTCTGCTTTGCAGCGGGATTCCTGCCAGATCCAGCATATTCAAGATATTGGTGAAACTCAACTCGTACTGCAAAGTAAATCCGACTACATCAAAATCTTTTAACGGGCGGCAAGATTCCAGGCTGAATAGGGGTATTCCTTTCGTCCGCAATAGCTCCTCCAAATCTACTCCAGGCGCGAACACTCTTTCCATCAGGTACTGGGGGTGCTGGTTCACCAACCCATACAGGATCTGCAGGCCAAGATGGGACATGCCGATTTCATACACATCTGGAAAGGCGAATACCATGCGGACTTGAGCCGCATTCCAGGTCTTTCGCACCGAATTCCATTCATTGCCTAAATACCGGCCCGGTTTTCTAACAAATGGAAGCACTTCATTCTCTATCAAAAGACGCATATCCAGGGGCATACAGGGCCTCCTTATCCAAATTACCTTCAATTGTTTCTGGTGATGACCTCTCACCAGCAGATGTTTAGGGAAATTAAATCTCTCCTGATTATTTTGCCCAATATAATATGGTAATCTGTATATTTTCCATAAATAATCAAGAAATCCTTCCAGAATAAAAAATAAGCGGATCACCCGCTTTTTTAACATACATACTTTGCTGTTTTGTTTTTGATAACTTGGTTTAAATACTTCCCGCACCAGAACGGAAATAATCCAGCGGGTTGACAGGGTTTCCGTTAACCCGCACCTCAAAATGAACTGAACCGCTCCGGTTATTAATACTCCCAGCTTTGCCGATTATCTCATCCTGCTTAACCTGTTGGCCGCGGCTGACCAAAACCTCTGACAGACCTGCATAGACGGTGGATAGGCCGGCTGCGTGTTCTAATTCTACCATCCTGCCAAGAGTGGGACTTTGCCCCATTACTGTTACCCTGCCAGACAGGGAAGCGCGAACCGGCGCCCCTGGGTCGGCAGCAATTACAATGCCAGGGTATAAACGACGCTGCCCGTCAACCGCCGAGTTTTCCCACCCAAACTCCCTGGTAAACCTCCCGGACACCGGGATGCTCATAGCTGGCAGGCTTGCGATAACGGGTTTTTCCGGAGCAGTAAGATTAAATACTTGGCGCTGATAGGTATCCATCCACAGACCTGTTTCCAGTGCCGTCTTTAGAGCAGGTGTCCAATCGCTCTTTTGATCAGCAACATAATAGCGCACTTTGCTCTGCACTTCAGAAGCCAAAGGGTTTTCAAAAAAGAAAACACCAGTAATCAAAAGCAGCAAAACAATACTGACAACAGCCTGGCTCAACCACCCGCCGATTTTCAACCTGCCACCAGGCTGATTCCAGTTGAATTTTGATCCAAACACTTCTCCCAAAGGTACCCCTTTAATTTCCCGCCATT
This region of Syntrophomonadaceae bacterium genomic DNA includes:
- a CDS encoding M23 family metallopeptidase; protein product: MKKKYDNYTREWREIKGVPLGEVFGSKFNWNQPGGRLKIGGWLSQAVVSIVLLLLITGVFFFENPLASEVQSKVRYYVADQKSDWTPALKTALETGLWMDTYQRQVFNLTAPEKPVIASLPAMSIPVSGRFTREFGWENSAVDGQRRLYPGIVIAADPGAPVRASLSGRVTVMGQSPTLGRMVELEHAAGLSTVYAGLSEVLVSRGQQVKQDEIIGKAGSINNRSGSVHFEVRVNGNPVNPLDYFRSGAGSI